In a genomic window of Brassica rapa cultivar Chiifu-401-42 chromosome A10, CAAS_Brap_v3.01, whole genome shotgun sequence:
- the LOC103843949 gene encoding LOW QUALITY PROTEIN: uncharacterized protein LOC103843949 (The sequence of the model RefSeq protein was modified relative to this genomic sequence to represent the inferred CDS: inserted 1 base in 1 codon; substituted 2 bases at 2 genomic stop codons): FEVLGNNGDYRGTTHPYKISFIWTTYMKTSEQIPNLSRFNLSPFPDILSQSNVDDVFIGMLFLLTFTYFNPYXSXYIISPFSIYLIXCSIFYFYVDILGEIVGMGEITERKYAGHSTKLLDIQLRDLSETIIECTLWENHAEDVHSYMKNNKTGPVILIGSLMRTKKFNGKISVQNSRFSTKLFLNEEDIDEISEFKKGMVNTDNLAPCTVTQMVKPTSNKVVTVDDFPLI, translated from the exons TTTGAAGTGTTGGGTAACAATGGTGATTACAGAGGAACCACACACCCTTACAAGATAAGTTTTATATGGACTACATATATGAAGACCTCTGAGCAGATCCCAAATCTATCTCGCTTCAACTTAAGCCCTTTTCCAGATATTTTATCTCAGTCCAATGTTGATGATGTCTTCATAGGTATGTTATTTCTCTTaacttttacatattttaatccGTACTGAAGTTAGTACATAATTTCCCCATTCAGTATTTACCTAA TTTGctcaattttctatttttatgtagACATACTGGGTGAAATTGTTGGCATGGGTGAAATCACTGAGAGGAAGTATGCAGGACATTCAACAAAACTTTTGGATATTCAACTACGAGATTTGAG TGAAACAATCATTGAATGCACTTTATGGGAAAACCATGCTGAGGATGTGCACTCTTATATGAAGAACAACAAAACTGGTCCAGTTATATTGATTGGAAGTCTTATGAGGACCAAAAAATTCAACG gtAAAATATCAGTTCAAAACTCACGCTTTTCTACAAAGCTTTTTCTGAATGAAGAAGATATAGATGAGATAAGTGAATTTAAGAAAGG AATGGTGAACACTGATAATTTGGCTCCATGTACGGTTACTCAAATGGTAAAACCCACTTCAAATAAAGTGGTAACCGTTGATGATTTCccattaatttaa
- the LOC103843952 gene encoding serine/arginine-rich splicing factor SR45a isoform X2, protein MSYSRYSPSLSPYEKRRGRSVSRSLSRSRSRSALSDAENPGNSLYVTGLSHRVTERDLEDHFSKEGKVTDVHLVLDPWTREPRGFGFISMETVGDANRCIRHLDHSVLLGRVITVEKARRRRGRTPTPGKYLGLRAARGRHRSPSYSPRRSVSYSRSRSRSHSSDRSRSYTPSHRRSRRSLSNSPYYRRGRTYSRSPSPDDRYYRRRDRSESPYFRRRYRSRSRSYSPDYRARDRSYSPYYRRRYRSRSYSPDYRARDRSYSPYYRGRDRSYSPYYRGRDGSYSPESRYYKRYRSVSRSVSPVRRSKSRSVSPKKGRKESRSKSHRRDSQSSMNHSRSARSSTSRSVSP, encoded by the exons ATGTCTTACTCAAGATACTCTCCATCACTATCCCCTTATGAAAAGCGTCGTGGAAGGTCTGTGTCAAGGTCTCTCTCTAGAAGCCGCTCCAG GAGTGCTTTAAGCGATGCAGAGAACCCTGGTAACAGTTTATACGTGACTGGATTGTCTCACCGTGTCACCGAAAGAGATCTGGAAGATCATTTCTCCAAAGAAGGAAAG GTAACTGATGTTCACCTTGTCCTTGATCCATGGACTAGAGAGCCTCGTGGTTTTGGTTTTATCTCCATGGAAACTGTTGGTGATGCTAACCGCTGCATCAGGCATCTTGATCACTCTGTTCTGCTGGGCCGCGTCATTACAGTTGAGAAG GCAAGACGTCGAAGAGGACGTACCCCAACTCCAGGAAAGTACTTGGGTCTGAGAGCCGCTCGAG GGCGACATCGGTCTCCTAGCTACTCTCCACGAAGGTCTGTTAGCTATTCTCGTAGTCGCAGTCGAAGCCACTCATCTGATCGTAGCAGATCTTATACCCCTAGCCATCGGAGGAGCAGGAGATCGTTGTCCAACTCACCCTACTATAGGCGTGGCAGAACTTATTCTAGATCTCCATCACCTGATGATCGTTACTACAGGAGACGTGACAGatcggaatcaccttatttcAGGCGGCGGTACAGGTCCAGGTCCAGGTCTTACTCTCCTGACTACAGAGCACGTGACAGATCATACTCACCTTACTACAGGAGGCGGTATAGGTCCAGGTCATACTCGCCTGACTACAGAGCACGTGACAGATCATACTCACCTTACTACAGGGGAAGAGATCGGTCTTATTCGCCTTATTACAGAGGGAGAGACGGGTCTTACTCACCTGAAAGTCGTTACTATAAAAG GTACAGGTCGGTGTCGAGAAGCGTAAGCCCTGTGAGgagaagcaagtcacggagcgtATCTCCTAAGAAGGGAAGGAAAGAGAGCAGGAGCAAGTCTCACAGACGAGACAGCCAATCTTCAATGAACCATTCGAGGAGCGCAAGATCAAGCACCTCTCGATCAGTCAGCCCATAA
- the LOC103843948 gene encoding ras-related protein RABA2b encodes MANRIDHEYDYLFKIVLIGDSGVGKSNILSRFTRNEFCLESKSTIGVEFATRTLQVEGKTVKAQIWDTAGQERYRAITSAYYRGAVGALLVYDITKRQTFENVLRWLRELRDHADSNIVIMMAGNKSDLNHLRSVADEDGRSLAEKEGLSFLETSALEASNIEKAFQTILSEIYHIISKKALAAQEAAGNLQVPGQGTAINITDSSVAKSKGCCST; translated from the exons ATGGCGAATCGAATAGACCATGAGTACGATTACTTGTTCAAGATCGTCCTCATCGGCGACTCCGGTGTCGGCAAATCCAACATCCTCTCCAGATTCACCCGAAACGAGTTCTGCCTCGAATCCAAATCCACCATCGGCGTTGAATTCGCCACCAGGACTCTACAG GTTGAAGGCAAAACAGTGAAGGCTCAGATTTGGGACACGGCAGGGCAAGAGCGTTACCGAGCCATCACGAGCGCGTACTACAGAGGAGCCGTCGGTGCTCTCCTCGTCTACGACATCACCAAGAGACAGACCTTCGAGAACGTCCTGAGGTGGCTACGCGAGCTCAGGGACCATGCCGATTCCAACATTGTGATCATGATGGCTGGGAACAAATCAGATCTAAACCACCTGAGATCCGTTGCCGACGAAGATGGTCGGTCTCTAGCTGAGAAGGAAGGTTTGTCGTTTCTCGAGACGTCTGCTTTGGAGGCGAGTAACATCGAGAAAGCGTTTCAGACGATTTTATCTGAGATTTATCATATCATAAGCAAGAAGGCGTTGGCGGCGCAAGAAGCTGCGGGTAATCTTCAGGTTCCGGGGCAAGGTACTGCCATTAACATAACGGATTCGTCTGTGGCTAAGAGTAAAGGATGCTGTTCTACCTAG
- the LOC103844407 gene encoding proliferating cellular nuclear antigen 1 produces MLELRLVQDSLLKKVLKSVKDLVNDANFDCSSTGFSLQDMDSSHVALEPLHRMNLGNMSKMLKCTGNDDIMTIKADDGGDTVTFMFDSHIKFNTQDKIADFEMKLMDIDNEHLGIPDAEHLSIVRMPSS; encoded by the exons ATGTTGGAGCTACGTCTTGTTCAGGATTCTTTGCTAAAGAAGGTTCTCAAATCGGTCAAGGATCTGGTCAATGATGCCAACTTTGACTGCTCCAGCACCGGCTTCTCTCTCCAAGACATGGATTCCAGCCACGTGGCGCTG GAACCTCTCCATAGGATGAATCTCGGAAACATGTCCAAGATGCTCAAGTGCACCGGAAATGATGACATCATGACCATCAAAGCCGATGACGGCGGCGACACCGTCACCTTCATGTTCGATAGTCACATTAAGTTTAATA CGCAAGACAAGATTGCGGATTTTGAGATGAAACTGATGGATATAGACAATGAGCATCTAGGGATACCTGATGCTGAGCACCTCTCCATTGTGAGGATGCCGTCAAGTTAG
- the LOC103843952 gene encoding serine/arginine-rich splicing factor SR45a isoform X1, giving the protein MLVYDMSYSRYSPSLSPYEKRRGRSVSRSLSRSRSRSALSDAENPGNSLYVTGLSHRVTERDLEDHFSKEGKVTDVHLVLDPWTREPRGFGFISMETVGDANRCIRHLDHSVLLGRVITVEKARRRRGRTPTPGKYLGLRAARGRHRSPSYSPRRSVSYSRSRSRSHSSDRSRSYTPSHRRSRRSLSNSPYYRRGRTYSRSPSPDDRYYRRRDRSESPYFRRRYRSRSRSYSPDYRARDRSYSPYYRRRYRSRSYSPDYRARDRSYSPYYRGRDRSYSPYYRGRDGSYSPESRYYKRYRSVSRSVSPVRRSKSRSVSPKKGRKESRSKSHRRDSQSSMNHSRSARSSTSRSVSP; this is encoded by the exons ATGCTTGTTTACGAC ATGTCTTACTCAAGATACTCTCCATCACTATCCCCTTATGAAAAGCGTCGTGGAAGGTCTGTGTCAAGGTCTCTCTCTAGAAGCCGCTCCAG GAGTGCTTTAAGCGATGCAGAGAACCCTGGTAACAGTTTATACGTGACTGGATTGTCTCACCGTGTCACCGAAAGAGATCTGGAAGATCATTTCTCCAAAGAAGGAAAG GTAACTGATGTTCACCTTGTCCTTGATCCATGGACTAGAGAGCCTCGTGGTTTTGGTTTTATCTCCATGGAAACTGTTGGTGATGCTAACCGCTGCATCAGGCATCTTGATCACTCTGTTCTGCTGGGCCGCGTCATTACAGTTGAGAAG GCAAGACGTCGAAGAGGACGTACCCCAACTCCAGGAAAGTACTTGGGTCTGAGAGCCGCTCGAG GGCGACATCGGTCTCCTAGCTACTCTCCACGAAGGTCTGTTAGCTATTCTCGTAGTCGCAGTCGAAGCCACTCATCTGATCGTAGCAGATCTTATACCCCTAGCCATCGGAGGAGCAGGAGATCGTTGTCCAACTCACCCTACTATAGGCGTGGCAGAACTTATTCTAGATCTCCATCACCTGATGATCGTTACTACAGGAGACGTGACAGatcggaatcaccttatttcAGGCGGCGGTACAGGTCCAGGTCCAGGTCTTACTCTCCTGACTACAGAGCACGTGACAGATCATACTCACCTTACTACAGGAGGCGGTATAGGTCCAGGTCATACTCGCCTGACTACAGAGCACGTGACAGATCATACTCACCTTACTACAGGGGAAGAGATCGGTCTTATTCGCCTTATTACAGAGGGAGAGACGGGTCTTACTCACCTGAAAGTCGTTACTATAAAAG GTACAGGTCGGTGTCGAGAAGCGTAAGCCCTGTGAGgagaagcaagtcacggagcgtATCTCCTAAGAAGGGAAGGAAAGAGAGCAGGAGCAAGTCTCACAGACGAGACAGCCAATCTTCAATGAACCATTCGAGGAGCGCAAGATCAAGCACCTCTCGATCAGTCAGCCCATAA
- the LOC103843950 gene encoding neutral ceramidase 1 yields MLTWSKSLPVFTSGSVLGHSFSDPEGKRVVFVNINACMASQIVTLKVIERLKARYGDLYTEKNVGISGIHTHAGPGGYLQYVVYIVTSLGFVRQSFEALVNGIENSIIQAHENLSPGSIFINKGTIEDVDDMCKEDDVGKTTSASGVGSSRSESSSVPL; encoded by the exons ATGCTAACATGGAGCAAGTCGCTTCCAGTATTCACTTCAGGCTCCGTGCTCGGACATTCATTCTCTGACCCTGAAGGGAAACGGGTTGTGTTTGTTAACATTAACGCTTGTATGGCTTCACAAATCGTTACACTCAAAGTTATCGAAAGGCTCAAGGCAAG ATATGGGGACCTGTATACTGAAAAGAATGTTGGCATCAGTGGTATTCACACCCATGCCGGTCCAGGGGGTTATCTCCAGTATGTTGTGTATATCGTTACATCACTTGGCTTTGTTCGTCAGTCATTTGAGGCTCTTGTCAATGGAATTGAGAATAGTATCATCCAAGCTCATGAAAACCTTAGTCCTGGTTCAATTTTTATCAATAAAG GTACTATAGAAGATGTTGATGATATGTGCAAGGAAGATGATGTTGGGAAGACTACAAGTGCTTCTGGAGTTGGAAGTTCAAGATCAGAAAGCTCAAGTGTACCACTATGA